From Acidobacteriota bacterium:
GACGCCTATTCCCGAAAAATTTTCAACCTGGCCTACCAGTTCTCGGGGAGTTACCAGGAGGCCGAGGATCTGACACAGGAGATCTTCATCAAGCTCTACCATTCCCTCGGGAAATACGACGCCGGAAAAAACTTCACGGCCTGGCTTCTGACTCTCGGCCGCAACCACCTGATCGACCAATACCGGCGGACCCGGCGGGAAAAGACGCAGCGGGACGATTTCGAAGAACACCGGTTCAAGGCGGGATCTTCGGCCGATCCGGAGGAATCCCTGATCCGGGAGGAAACCCGGAAAAAAGTCTGGGACGGTCTCGACGGCCTGCCGGAAGACATGAGAATGGCCCTGATTCTCCGGGATATCCAGGGCCATTCCTACGAAGAGATGGCCGAAAGCCTGGATATCCCCCTGGGCACGGTCAAATCCCGGGTCAACCGGGCCCGGCTTCAACTGGCCCGGCTTCTCCGGGATCGACAAGGAGCGGATCATGACCTGTAATCGCATGGAAGAGCTTTTTTCCGCTTATCTCGAAGGCGGGCTCGAAATCGGAGAACAACACCGTTTCGAGGCTCATCTCCGGTCCTGTCCCGAATGCGCCGATCTGCTCGAACGGATGAAGTCGCTCACCGAAAGTCTGGCCGGTTTTCCCGAAGTCGATGTTCCGCCCCGCCTCGTCGAGCGCCTCCGGGGCATCCCCATCCGGCGGCGGACGTTTCGGCTGTTCACGGATCTTCTGCTTCGGCCGTCCCTGCAGCCGCTCTATGCCGCTGCGGCAGGTCTTCTCGTCCTCGTCTCCGCCCTGGCCTTCCACCCGGACGGCCCCCGGATTCGGAGGGAAATCGACCGCCGGATTCACTTGGGATACGCCCAGGCGGAGCGGCTCGTCGCCCGGGCCGGCGGCCTG
This genomic window contains:
- a CDS encoding sigma-70 family RNA polymerase sigma factor codes for the protein MNLENVIQECLEGKAGAWNMLVDAYSRKIFNLAYQFSGSYQEAEDLTQEIFIKLYHSLGKYDAGKNFTAWLLTLGRNHLIDQYRRTRREKTQRDDFEEHRFKAGSSADPEESLIREETRKKVWDGLDGLPEDMRMALILRDIQGHSYEEMAESLDIPLGTVKSRVNRARLQLARLLRDRQGADHDL
- a CDS encoding zf-HC2 domain-containing protein; translated protein: MTCNRMEELFSAYLEGGLEIGEQHRFEAHLRSCPECADLLERMKSLTESLAGFPEVDVPPRLVERLRGIPIRRRTFRLFTDLLLRPSLQPLYAAAAGLLVLVSALAFHPDGPRIRREIDRRIHLGYAQAERLVARAGGLTGELSAYTETTFDKVKNLPVLQKDTEIP